In one window of Hyalangium gracile DNA:
- a CDS encoding TldD/PmbA family protein, with product MPRASARTKRPTPAQLAPVISQLAPPAPLLPQPLIERLLAVAMAKGGEFAEVYVERSLTTAVVLEESRIKSAQTGLSQGVGVRVISGAKVGYAYSDDLDEPALMRAARTAAMIAQGGGSEQSFKVSRAPAPTYYRVATPLSEVDVARKAELVLRADKAARAFDSRVKQVNGSYADNTKRIAVANTLGHYTEDTQDLCRIGIQVVAEGKNKERRTGSFGGGGRVSFSHFDSFTPEQVGREAARQAVATLGAAECQAGPQTVVLAPGWSGILLHEAVGHGLEADFIRKGTSLFAGKLGQKVASDLVTVIDDGTMANSRGSINVDDEGVPAERKVLIEKGVLKGYMYDSLNAKLMGQKSTGSGRRQSFKHMPLPRMTNTYLAPGDHSPVDIIKEVKRGLYCANFGGGQVDITNGNFVFEVSEAYQIEDGKLGRPVKNAILIGVGPEALKNVSRVGCDPMPDPGMGTCGKDGQGVPVGVGLPTLRIDNMTVGGTKVS from the coding sequence ATGCCCCGTGCCTCGGCGAGGACGAAGCGTCCCACCCCCGCCCAGCTGGCCCCCGTCATCAGCCAGCTGGCCCCGCCCGCTCCCCTGCTTCCCCAGCCGTTGATCGAGCGACTGCTCGCGGTAGCCATGGCGAAGGGGGGCGAGTTCGCCGAGGTGTACGTGGAGCGCTCGCTTACCACCGCGGTGGTATTGGAGGAGTCTCGCATCAAGAGCGCGCAGACGGGCCTGTCGCAGGGCGTGGGCGTGCGCGTCATCTCCGGGGCGAAGGTGGGCTACGCGTACTCGGACGACCTGGACGAGCCGGCGCTGATGCGGGCGGCGCGCACCGCGGCGATGATCGCGCAGGGCGGCGGCTCGGAGCAGAGCTTCAAGGTGAGCCGGGCGCCGGCGCCCACCTACTACCGGGTGGCGACGCCGCTGTCGGAGGTGGATGTCGCGCGCAAGGCGGAGCTGGTGCTGCGGGCGGACAAGGCGGCGCGGGCGTTCGACTCGCGGGTGAAGCAGGTGAACGGCTCGTACGCGGACAACACCAAGCGGATCGCCGTGGCCAACACGCTGGGCCACTACACGGAGGACACGCAGGACCTGTGCCGCATCGGCATCCAAGTGGTGGCCGAGGGCAAGAACAAGGAGCGGCGCACGGGCTCGTTCGGCGGCGGAGGCCGGGTGTCCTTCAGCCACTTCGACAGCTTCACGCCGGAGCAGGTGGGGCGCGAGGCGGCGCGGCAGGCGGTGGCCACGCTGGGCGCGGCCGAGTGCCAGGCGGGCCCGCAGACGGTGGTGCTGGCGCCGGGCTGGAGCGGCATCCTGCTGCACGAGGCGGTGGGCCACGGGCTGGAGGCGGACTTCATCCGCAAGGGCACCTCGCTGTTCGCCGGGAAGCTGGGACAGAAGGTGGCGTCGGACCTGGTCACCGTCATCGACGACGGGACGATGGCCAACAGCCGCGGCTCCATCAACGTGGATGACGAGGGCGTGCCCGCCGAGCGCAAGGTGCTGATCGAGAAGGGCGTGCTCAAGGGCTACATGTACGACAGCCTGAACGCGAAGCTGATGGGCCAGAAGTCCACGGGCAGCGGGCGGCGTCAGTCCTTCAAGCACATGCCGCTGCCGCGCATGACGAACACGTACCTGGCGCCGGGAGACCACTCGCCGGTGGACATCATCAAGGAAGTGAAGCGCGGGCTGTACTGCGCCAACTTCGGCGGTGGGCAGGTGGACATCACCAACGGTAACTTCGTCTTCGAGGTGAGCGAGGCGTACCAGATCGAGGACGGGAAGCTGGGGCGGCCGGTGAAGAACGCCATCCTGATTGGCGTGGGGCCGGAGGCGCTGAAGAACGTGTCGCGCGTGGGGTGCGATCCGATGCCGGATCCGGGCATGGGCACCTGCGGCAAGGACGGCCAGGGCGTGCCGGTGGGCGTGGGGCTGCCCACGCTGCGCATCGACAACATGACGGTGGGCGGGACGAAGGTCTCCTGA
- a CDS encoding ATP-binding protein has translation MSQGVALPAAPKRRGRRPASASPVGPGTDVGSYGVEARLGAGGFGTVFRARRGGQAYALKLLALLREEVGAKQLKRTSRGITIAHFPAVKTLEDFDFKAQPSIEPRLVRELATGRFIAQAENVLLFGTPGVGKTHLAIALGRAAVETGHSVLFTNATALLAALAKAESEGTLRDMPCWAVFTETALDRVGSLSPEAPSGGLDSRRRPPDKPDYARR, from the coding sequence ATGAGCCAGGGAGTGGCACTGCCTGCGGCACCGAAGCGACGGGGGCGGCGCCCTGCCTCGGCGTCACCCGTGGGGCCGGGCACGGACGTGGGCTCCTATGGGGTGGAGGCCCGCCTGGGCGCTGGCGGCTTTGGCACGGTGTTCCGCGCTCGGCGAGGTGGACAGGCGTACGCGCTGAAGCTGCTGGCTCTGCTGCGCGAGGAGGTGGGCGCCAAGCAGCTCAAGCGCACCAGCAGGGGTATCACCATCGCCCACTTCCCCGCGGTGAAGACGCTCGAGGATTTCGACTTCAAGGCGCAGCCCTCCATCGAGCCGCGGCTGGTGCGGGAGCTGGCCACCGGACGCTTCATCGCGCAGGCCGAGAACGTGCTGCTGTTCGGCACGCCGGGCGTAGGCAAGACGCATCTGGCCATCGCGCTGGGCCGAGCGGCGGTGGAGACTGGGCACTCGGTGCTCTTCACCAACGCCACAGCCCTGCTGGCGGCGCTGGCCAAGGCCGAGAGCGAGGGGACCTTGAGGGACATGCCGTGCTGGGCAGTCTTTACGGAAACCGCGCTCGACCGGGTTGGATCGCTCTCGCCAGAAGCTCCGAGCGGCGGGCTCGATTCCCGCCGCCGCCCTCCCGACAAGCCCGACTACGCCCGCCGGTGA
- a CDS encoding TldD/PmbA family protein — MNNYEQLAKKIVQRAKKKGAKQAEAFLEVGRQSSCRVRDGEIADLTEATSKGMGLRIITKDNRLGFAYTSDFEPTSLDSFVDRALQLAQTAAPNKLNGLPTAKELGKPGETGELYDPAVASLAGDWKIKAALEIEKVGKSVDPRVATFNNVGAGDYVAEVYVATSEGLSSGYAGTYVYLFGSPVASENGQLQTSYWMDYKRFLADLDSPEAVGREAARRAVRMLGAKRVKSQQVPVIFDPLMAASFVDNVSDAADGNAIYKNSSVFVGKLGKRLAPETVTVLDDGLLPRGLGTAPFDGEGVATRRTPILEKGVLKSYLYDSFTARKAKAKTTGNAARGYSSLPHIGTNNLYMEPGTRSPEELIREVKSGFYVTAMLGQGADPVTGEYSRGANGLWIENGELAYPVQEVTVAGNLMQMLQDVDAIGSDLQFRGSAGAPTIRFKQLTVSGD; from the coding sequence GTGAACAACTACGAGCAGCTCGCGAAGAAGATCGTCCAGCGCGCCAAGAAGAAGGGCGCGAAGCAGGCGGAGGCGTTCCTCGAGGTGGGGCGGCAGAGCTCCTGCCGCGTGCGGGACGGGGAGATCGCCGACCTGACCGAGGCCACCAGCAAGGGCATGGGCCTGCGCATCATCACCAAGGACAACCGGCTGGGGTTCGCATACACGTCGGACTTCGAGCCGACGTCGCTCGACAGCTTCGTGGATCGGGCGCTGCAGCTGGCGCAGACGGCGGCGCCGAACAAGCTCAACGGGCTGCCGACGGCGAAGGAGCTGGGAAAGCCGGGGGAGACGGGAGAGCTGTACGATCCGGCGGTGGCGAGCCTGGCGGGCGACTGGAAGATCAAGGCCGCGCTGGAGATCGAGAAGGTGGGCAAGTCGGTGGACCCGCGCGTCGCCACGTTCAACAACGTGGGCGCGGGGGACTACGTGGCCGAGGTGTACGTGGCCACCAGCGAGGGCCTGTCCTCCGGCTACGCGGGCACGTACGTGTACCTGTTCGGCTCTCCGGTGGCCTCGGAGAACGGCCAGCTCCAGACGAGCTACTGGATGGACTACAAGCGCTTCCTGGCGGATCTGGACTCGCCGGAGGCGGTGGGGCGCGAGGCGGCTCGGCGCGCGGTGCGGATGCTGGGGGCGAAGCGGGTGAAGAGCCAGCAGGTGCCGGTCATCTTCGATCCGCTGATGGCCGCATCGTTCGTGGACAACGTGTCGGACGCGGCGGATGGCAATGCCATCTACAAGAACTCGAGCGTCTTCGTGGGGAAGCTGGGCAAGCGGCTGGCGCCGGAGACGGTGACGGTGCTGGATGATGGCCTGTTGCCGCGAGGGCTGGGCACGGCGCCGTTCGATGGGGAGGGCGTGGCGACGCGGCGCACGCCGATCCTCGAGAAGGGCGTGCTGAAGAGCTACCTGTACGACTCGTTCACGGCGCGCAAGGCGAAGGCGAAGACGACGGGCAACGCGGCGCGGGGGTACAGCTCGCTGCCGCACATCGGGACGAACAACCTGTACATGGAGCCGGGCACGCGCTCGCCGGAGGAGCTCATCCGCGAGGTGAAGAGCGGCTTCTACGTCACGGCGATGCTGGGACAGGGAGCCGACCCGGTGACGGGCGAGTACTCGCGCGGCGCCAACGGGCTGTGGATCGAGAACGGGGAGCTGGCCTACCCGGTGCAGGAGGTGACGGTGGCGGGCAACCTGATGCAGATGCTGCAGGACGTGGACGCCATCGGCAGCGATCTCCAGTTCCGCGGCTCGGCCGGAGCGCCGACCATCCGGTTCAAGCAGCTCACGGTCTCCGGGGACTGA
- a CDS encoding zinc-dependent alcohol dehydrogenase family protein produces MARVVRFHRHGGPDVLQIDQVDVPLPGPGEVRIRVKALGLNRAEALLRAGTYIETPRLPSGLGLEAAGIVDAVGAGVVDVAPGDAVSIVPPTSMVRWPAYGDLVTFPAALVVKHPPSLSWEAAAATWMAYLTAYGALIDLAGLRQGEHVVVTAASSSVGLAAIQIARSVGAIPIAVTRTSAKAPALLEQGAASVVASAEEDLAARLREIAGEQGVRVVLDPIGGPIFGPLVAAMSKGGILIEYGGLSPEPTPFPLFEVLSKMLTLRGYLVHELLNAPERLATARSFIVDGLASGALRPVIAKTFAFDQIVDAHRFLESNEQLGKIVVRV; encoded by the coding sequence ATGGCGCGCGTTGTCCGCTTTCATCGGCACGGAGGTCCCGACGTACTGCAGATCGACCAGGTCGATGTCCCGCTGCCCGGGCCGGGCGAGGTTCGCATCCGGGTCAAGGCGCTGGGCCTGAACCGGGCCGAGGCCTTGCTGCGCGCCGGCACGTATATCGAAACACCGCGGTTGCCTTCCGGCCTGGGTCTTGAAGCTGCCGGTATCGTCGATGCCGTGGGCGCCGGTGTCGTCGACGTGGCGCCCGGCGATGCAGTCAGCATCGTGCCGCCGACGTCAATGGTGCGATGGCCAGCCTATGGCGACCTCGTCACGTTCCCGGCAGCGCTGGTCGTCAAGCATCCGCCCTCATTATCGTGGGAAGCCGCTGCGGCCACGTGGATGGCATACCTCACCGCCTATGGCGCATTGATCGACCTCGCCGGGCTCAGGCAGGGCGAGCATGTCGTGGTCACGGCGGCATCGAGCAGCGTGGGGCTCGCCGCAATCCAGATTGCGCGAAGCGTCGGCGCCATCCCGATTGCAGTCACTCGTACGTCCGCCAAGGCACCGGCACTGCTGGAGCAGGGGGCGGCAAGCGTGGTGGCCTCCGCGGAGGAAGACCTCGCCGCCAGGCTCCGGGAGATCGCCGGTGAGCAGGGCGTGCGCGTGGTGCTGGATCCGATCGGCGGGCCGATCTTCGGGCCGCTTGTCGCGGCGATGTCGAAGGGCGGGATCCTGATCGAGTATGGCGGCCTGAGCCCGGAGCCCACGCCGTTTCCGCTGTTTGAAGTCTTGAGCAAGATGCTGACGCTGCGCGGCTATCTCGTGCACGAACTCCTCAACGCTCCCGAGCGATTGGCCACCGCCAGGTCCTTCATCGTCGATGGACTCGCGTCGGGCGCGCTGCGACCGGTGATCGCGAAGACGTTCGCGTTCGACCAGATCGTCGACGCGCACCGCTTCCTGGAATCGAATGAGCAACTCGGGAAGATCGTGGTGCGGGTTTGA